The following coding sequences lie in one Trichoderma breve strain T069 chromosome 1, whole genome shotgun sequence genomic window:
- a CDS encoding elongation factor tu GTP binding domain-containing protein, translated as MIALVLCRQASVRQCGRLTRSGYRAATDLSPFKRLLYRGSNGARSISSMLENTRNIGIIAHVDAGKTTTTERMLYYSGVTQRVGDVDSGNTVTDFLELERERGITIQSAAITFHWPLQQDCPPGTAPKTINLIDTPGHQDFRFEVDRCLPILDGAVCIIDSVKGVEAHTERVWASAQEFRVPRIVYCNKLDREGASFRKSVLEIGSRLKGWPLVCQIPWWKTERQKTRYEPTELEEILSTSNQSLLAEMKVARQRLVEGLADFDEAVMDEFLAENENIPASLLKQAIRRSIQSGDGRFIPVFAGSSFRHIGVEPLMDAIADYLPNPAERPDAEVRVGSTKSELREALKGKGKKTVDANEGVISFVRVYHGTLTRNAPSFNTHMLIQERPMGILQISASKTEDIQELSVGQIGALRGLKKARTGDTLITMASGKTVPEHLRHIQIRPPEIPPPVAFLQVDPYGNVAAQQLEVALESASREDPSLRWSRNPKTDQFTIQGMGKLHLDVSLYNMRQKHKIDAEFGPIEVDYKECVTTMTSPQHAVFDRPVAGKPGKVSCTATLRPIEAGEQEDLMEAGLEKDGNIVQIDIPMEGEATAVLVDVDEARQQLFNGAIAGLARGPRRASPIHGCQVHITLDTSRDALETPTGGHFSSAAKTAVQAALRDAFDKSQIGILEPIMLTHITCPEAAAGTVQHDITAGAGGHVLEVNDRSAESASDELIDISKIYAPPDPYDSITSLRSKKSTARMVEIVAKVPYKEMLNYDEHLRSKTAGRHSMTMSFDSFARVVGHREKDL; from the exons ATGATTGCTCTGGTGCTCTGTCGTCAAGCCTCAGTGAGGCAATGCGGCCGCCTCACCAGATCAGGTTATAGAGCCGCGACGGATTTGTCTCCTTTCAAGAGACTTCTCTACCGGGGCAGCAATGGCGCAAGAAGCATAAGCTCAATGCTTGAAAATACTCGAAATATCGGTATCATCGCTCACGTTGACGCT ggcaaaacaacaacaactgaGCGCATGCTCTACTATAGTGGCGTGACCCAGCGAGTAGGAG ATGTGGATTCTGGCAACACTGTAACCGAtttccttgagcttgagcgGGAGCGTGGAATCACCATCCAATCAGCGGCAATAACGTTTCACTGGCCGCTACAACAGGATTGCCCTCCTGGAACAGCCCCAAAGACCATCAATCTCATTGATACTCCTGGTCACCAAGATTTCAGATTTGAAGTTGATCGATGTTTACCAATCCTTGATGGAGCCGTCTGCATCATCGATTCTGTCAAGGGTGTAGAAGCACACACAGAACGAGTTTGGGCCTCTGCCCAGGAGTTCAGAGTTCCGCGAATTGTTTACTGTAACAAGCTGGACCGTGAGGGCGCATCATTTAGAAAATCCGTCTTGGAAATTGGCTCTCGACTCAAAGGATGGCCATTGGTCTGCCAAATTCCGTG GTGGAAGACCGAAAGGCAAAAGACTCGATATGAACCCACCGAGCTCGAAGAGATACTGTCAACTTCAAACCAATCGTTATTGGCCGAGATGAAAGTAGCACGACAGCGTCTGGTCGAGGGCCTTGCAGATTTTGACGAGGCCGTGATGGATGAATTCTTGgctgaaaatgaaaataTCCCCGCTTCCCTGTTGAAGCAAGCCATAAGGAGAAGCATCCAAAGCGGTGATGGCCGTTTCATACCAGTATTCGCCGGTTCGAGCTTTCGTCATATTGGAGTTGAGCCGCTCATGGACGCCATCGCGGACTATCTTCCTAATCCAGCGGAACGTCCAGATGCTGAGGTCAGAGTTGGGAGTACGAAGAGCGAGCTTCGGGAAGCACTGAAAGGAAAAGGCAAGAAGACAGTGGATGCCAAT GAGGGCGTCATTAGTTTTGTGAGAGTTTATCATGGAACTCTTACTCGCAATGCTCCGAGCTTCAACACCCATATGCTTATCCAGGAACGACCAATGGGCATCTTGCAAATATCTGCGTCCAAGACTGAAGACATTCAAGAGCTTTCTGTGGGCCAAATCGGAGCCCTGAGAGGACTTAAGAAAGCTCGCACTGGAGATACTTTGATCACCATGGCGAGTGGCAAAACTGTCCCTGAACATTTACGACATATCCAGATCAGGCCTCCAGAGATTCCTCCACCGGTTGCCTTTTTGCAAGTTGATCCATATGGGAATGTGGCAGCACAACAATTAGAGGTCGCTCTGGAGAGCGCGTCTCGAGAAGACCCAAGCCTTCGGTGGAGTAGAAATCCAAAGACTGACCAATTTACCATCCAGGGTATGGGAAAGCTCCACCTGGATGTGTCACTCTACAATATGAGGCAGAAGCATAAGATAGATGCCGAGTTTGGTCCTATTGAGGTCGACTACAAGGAATGTGTTACCACCATGACCTCTCCTCAGCATGCAGTTTTTGACCGTCCAGTTGCGGGCAAGCCAGGCAAGGTTTCCTGCACGGCTACTCTCAGACCGATAGAAGCTGGGGAACAGGAAGATCTGATGGAAGCCGGCCTTGAAAAAGACGGCAACATTGTCCAGATAGATATTCCCATGGAAGGCGAAGCCACGGCCGTGCTTGTTGATGTGGATGAGGCACGCCAACAGCTCTTCAACGGAGCCATAGCTGGGTTGGCCAGGGGGCCTCGCCGTGCGTCGCCGATACACGGCTGCCAAGTCCACATCACTCTTGATACGTCTCGCGATGCGCTAGAGACACCAACTGGAGGCCATTTCAGCAGTGCGGCTAAAACCGCCGTCCAAGCAGCTCTTAGAGATGCGTTCGATAAAAGCCAGATTGGCATTTTAGAGCCCATCATGTTGACGCACATTACCTGCCCTGAAGCGGCCGCTGGAACAGTTCAGCATGACATAACAGCTGGTGCGGGTGGTCATGTCCTCGAAGTCAACGATCGTTCTGCAGAATCTGCTAGCGACGAATTGATCGATATCTCCAAGATTTACGCGCCGCCTGATCCCTATGACTCGATCACCTCGCTGAGAAGCAAAAAGTCCACTGCTCGCATGGTCGAAATAGTAGCAAAAGTCCCCTACAAGGAGATGCTGAACTACGACGAGCATCTACGAAGCAAGACCGCGGGCCGGCATTCTATGACTATGTCGTTTGATTCTTTTGCAAGAGTGGTTGGCCATCGAGAAAAGGATCTCTGA